The proteins below come from a single Miscanthus floridulus cultivar M001 chromosome 1, ASM1932011v1, whole genome shotgun sequence genomic window:
- the LOC136495835 gene encoding DNA-directed RNA polymerase II subunit RPB7-like → MFFHIVLERNMQLHPRHFGPHLRDKLVSKLIKDVEGTCSGRHGFVVAIMGVEDIGKGLIREGTGYVTFPVKYQCVVFRPFKGEILEAVVTMVNKMGFFAEAGLVQIFVSNHLILDDMKFQSGDVPSYTSSDGSVKIQKESEVRLKIIGTRVDATEIFCVGTIKDDFLGDISDPGAAV, encoded by the exons ATGTTCTTCCACATCGTGCTGGAGCGGAACATGCAGCTGCACCCGCGGCACTTCGGGCCACACCTCCGTGACAAGCTTGTATCCAAGCTCATCAAGGACGTCGAGGGCACCTGCAG CGGGCGGCACGGGTTCGTGGTGGCGATCATGGGTGTGGAGGACATCGGCAAGGGGCTTATCAGAGAAGGCACGGGATACGTCACCTTCCCCGTCAAGTACCAGTGCGTTGTCTTCAGACCCTTCAAGGGCGAAATCCTCGAGGCTGTCGTCACCATGGTGAACAAG ATGGGCTTCTTTGCGGAGGCTGGACTGGTGCAGATCTTTGTGTCCAACCAT TTGATTCTAGACGATATGAAGTTCCAGTCGGGAGATGTGCCAAGCTACACAAGTTCTGATGGATCA GtgaaaattcaaaaagagagcgaGGTGCGGCTGAAGATTATTGGTACTCGTGTCGACGCTACAGAAATT TTTTGCGTTGGCACTATAAAGGATGACTTTCTGGGTGATATCAGTGATCCTGGCGCAGCAGTGTAA